A section of the Kribbella sp. HUAS MG21 genome encodes:
- a CDS encoding AraC family transcriptional regulator: MTDQLSEVFELVEVRGLVSGGFAAQGCWVSRAQPAETFKFLAMVSGQARLVTDGIDAPIELRPGDVAILNNRTRLELTGGSGDGPTREVEPVESDLELLGADWNTSDIVLGGRIDLNEAGKTLLGEALPPVAHVRASPTTGANLRGSLHRLFDEVSGNRIGSAFAIRQHTQLVLLEVLRAYVEQTELPPGWLRVLTDDRLRPALTLMHSRPDTLWCLNDLARAAAMSRTAFAERFRAVAGLPPRAYLNRWRMMLAQRALRDGDVSVGALATELGYASESAFSTAFKRETGQSPLRYRLTTRAQAG; this comes from the coding sequence ATGACCGACCAGTTGTCCGAGGTGTTCGAGCTCGTCGAGGTGCGCGGGCTGGTGTCCGGCGGGTTCGCGGCGCAGGGGTGCTGGGTGTCGCGCGCGCAGCCGGCCGAGACGTTCAAGTTCCTCGCGATGGTCAGCGGTCAGGCCCGCCTGGTCACCGACGGGATCGATGCGCCGATCGAGCTGCGGCCAGGTGACGTCGCGATCCTCAACAACCGGACACGACTCGAGCTCACCGGCGGCAGTGGAGACGGGCCGACGCGCGAGGTCGAACCAGTGGAGAGCGACCTGGAGCTACTGGGCGCCGACTGGAACACCAGCGACATCGTTCTCGGCGGCCGGATCGACCTCAACGAGGCCGGTAAGACGCTCCTCGGTGAGGCACTGCCACCGGTCGCCCATGTGCGCGCCTCCCCCACCACCGGCGCGAACCTGCGCGGCAGCCTCCACCGGTTGTTCGACGAGGTCAGCGGCAACCGCATCGGCTCCGCGTTCGCGATCCGGCAGCACACTCAGCTGGTGCTGCTCGAAGTGCTTCGCGCGTACGTCGAACAGACCGAGCTCCCACCGGGCTGGCTGCGCGTCCTGACCGACGACCGCCTCCGCCCCGCACTCACCTTGATGCACTCGCGCCCCGACACGCTCTGGTGCCTGAACGACCTGGCCCGCGCCGCCGCGATGTCCCGCACAGCCTTCGCCGAACGTTTCCGCGCCGTCGCCGGCCTGCCGCCCCGCGCCTACCTGAATCGCTGGCGGATGATGCTCGCCCAGCGGGCCCTCCGCGACGGCGACGTCAGCGTCGGCGCCCTGGCAACCGAGCTGGGCTACGCGTCCGAGAGCGCCTTCAGCACAGCCTTCAAACGCGAAACCGGCCAATCCCCCCTCCGCTACCGCCTCACCACCCGAGCCCAGGCGGGCTGA